Proteins from a genomic interval of Caulobacter sp. SL161:
- the pseB gene encoding UDP-N-acetylglucosamine 4,6-dehydratase (inverting): protein MGRFSPKSLDLDGKVILITGGTGSFGRRFIETILRRYDPRKVIVYSRDELKQSDMQIELREQFDEATVAKMRFFLGDVRDRERLTLALRGVDIVIHAAALKQVPAAEYNPSECIHTNVLGAENVVWASLSNGVKQVVALSTDKACNPTNLYGATKLASDKTFVAANNLSGDIGTRFCVVRYGNVVGSRGSVVPLYRRLLSQGATELPVTDPRMTRFWITLNEGVDFVLSSLTMMRGGEIFVPKIPSMAMPDLVKAMSPTAAMKVIGIRPGEKLHEIMISADDARSTVEFDDRYAIEPNFAEFGREPYAASDGAKPVAEDFSYSSDNNHDWLSPEGLLAMLEEKAT from the coding sequence TTGGGTCGTTTTTCTCCCAAATCCCTCGATCTGGACGGCAAGGTGATCCTGATCACCGGCGGCACCGGCTCCTTTGGCCGGCGCTTTATCGAGACCATCCTGCGCCGCTATGACCCCCGGAAGGTCATCGTCTACTCCCGCGACGAATTGAAGCAGAGCGACATGCAGATCGAGCTGCGCGAGCAGTTCGACGAGGCGACCGTCGCCAAGATGCGCTTCTTCCTCGGCGACGTGCGCGATCGCGAGCGCCTGACCCTGGCCCTGCGCGGGGTCGATATCGTCATCCACGCCGCGGCCCTGAAACAGGTGCCGGCGGCTGAGTATAATCCCTCGGAGTGCATCCACACCAACGTGCTGGGCGCCGAGAACGTGGTCTGGGCCAGCCTGAGCAACGGCGTGAAGCAGGTGGTGGCCCTGTCCACCGACAAGGCCTGCAATCCGACCAACCTCTATGGCGCGACGAAGCTGGCCTCGGACAAGACCTTCGTGGCGGCCAACAATCTGTCGGGCGACATCGGCACGCGGTTCTGCGTCGTGCGTTATGGCAATGTCGTCGGCTCGCGCGGCAGTGTGGTGCCCCTCTATCGCCGTCTGTTGAGCCAGGGCGCGACGGAGCTGCCGGTCACCGACCCGCGCATGACCCGCTTCTGGATCACACTGAACGAGGGCGTCGATTTTGTGCTCTCGTCGCTGACCATGATGCGTGGCGGCGAGATCTTCGTGCCCAAGATCCCCTCGATGGCCATGCCGGATCTCGTCAAGGCGATGTCGCCGACGGCCGCCATGAAGGTGATCGGTATCCGTCCCGGCGAGAAGCTGCACGAGATCATGATCAGCGCCGACGACGCCCGATCGACCGTGGAGTTCGACGACCGCTACGCCATCGAGCCCAACTTCGCCGAGTTCGGTCGTGAGCCCTACGCCGCCTCCGACGGCGCCAAGCCGGTCGCCGAGGATTTCTCATACAGCAGCGACAACAACCACGATTGGCTCAGCCCAGAGGGTCTGCTGGCCATGCTGGAGGAGAAGGCCACGTGA
- a CDS encoding pseudouridine synthase, translated as MTKPHDPLYEPHLDGQDGDLDGGPGERVAKALARAGVASRREVERLIEAGRVAINGKVLTTPAVKVAPGDFLTVDGQLVAEREPTRIFRYHKPTGLMTTHHDPKGRPTVFGALPKDLPRLISVGRLDLNSEGLLLLTNDGELSRALETPSNAWVRRYRARAFGDTTQAKLDKLKDGVTIEGVTYGAIDAKLDKAHEKAGGGKNVWITVSLSEGKNREVRKVLESLGLKVNRLIRLSYGPFALGTLAAGQIEEVGPRVIRELLEGVVSPENMPTGDRPKFAGIANPTKAPGTEGGGELQRRGAPRADRAVILDTPEKPEKPVYKPGWAKPKKKASPHGPPKGAGKGPAKGPAKAKRPAKSIESKFIDIGKPAARGKPAAPRPGAKPTDGAARRLSERPGKPTTRSGPPRGPKR; from the coding sequence ATGACCAAACCCCACGATCCCCTGTACGAGCCTCACCTCGACGGTCAAGACGGAGATCTCGACGGCGGCCCCGGCGAGCGGGTCGCCAAGGCCCTGGCGCGGGCCGGCGTCGCCTCGCGGCGCGAGGTCGAGCGCCTGATTGAGGCCGGCCGCGTGGCGATCAACGGCAAGGTGCTGACAACGCCCGCGGTCAAGGTCGCGCCGGGCGACTTTCTCACCGTCGACGGCCAGCTGGTGGCCGAGCGCGAGCCGACGCGGATCTTCCGCTACCACAAGCCCACCGGCCTGATGACCACCCACCATGATCCGAAGGGTCGGCCGACGGTGTTCGGCGCCCTGCCCAAGGATCTGCCCCGTCTGATCTCGGTGGGTCGCCTGGACTTGAACTCCGAAGGCCTGCTGCTGCTGACCAATGACGGCGAGCTGTCGCGCGCGCTTGAGACGCCCAGCAACGCCTGGGTCCGCCGCTACCGCGCCCGGGCTTTCGGCGACACGACCCAGGCCAAGCTCGACAAGCTGAAGGACGGCGTCACCATCGAGGGCGTCACCTACGGGGCGATCGACGCCAAGCTCGACAAGGCCCATGAAAAGGCCGGGGGCGGCAAGAACGTGTGGATCACGGTCAGCCTGTCGGAAGGCAAGAACCGCGAAGTCCGCAAGGTGCTGGAGTCGCTCGGCCTGAAGGTCAATCGTCTGATCCGCCTGTCCTACGGTCCGTTCGCCCTGGGAACCCTGGCCGCGGGCCAGATCGAGGAGGTCGGCCCACGCGTCATCCGCGAGCTGCTCGAAGGCGTTGTATCGCCCGAGAACATGCCGACCGGCGACCGGCCCAAGTTCGCGGGGATCGCCAACCCCACCAAGGCCCCGGGCACCGAAGGCGGGGGCGAACTGCAACGCCGGGGCGCGCCGCGCGCCGATCGGGCGGTGATCCTGGACACGCCGGAGAAGCCCGAGAAGCCGGTCTACAAGCCCGGTTGGGCCAAGCCGAAGAAGAAGGCCTCGCCACACGGTCCGCCCAAGGGCGCCGGCAAGGGTCCGGCGAAGGGGCCTGCCAAGGCCAAGCGTCCGGCCAAGTCGATCGAGAGCAAGTTCATCGACATCGGCAAGCCCGCTGCGCGCGGCAAGCCGGCCGCGCCTCGTCCGGGCGCAAAGCCGACCGACGGCGCGGCGCGGCGTCT
- the tadA gene encoding tRNA adenosine(34) deaminase TadA, translating into MRTDESEDQDHRMMRLALDAARAAAEAGETPVGAVILDPSTGEVIATAGNGPIAAHDPTAHAEIAAMRAAAAKLGNYRLTDLTLVVTLEPCAMCAGAISHARIGRVVFGADDPKGGAVVHGPKFFAQPTCHWRPEVTGGVLADESADLLRGFFRARRKAKI; encoded by the coding sequence ATGCGCACTGATGAGAGCGAGGATCAAGACCACCGCATGATGCGCCTGGCGCTCGACGCCGCGCGCGCCGCAGCCGAGGCCGGCGAAACGCCGGTCGGGGCGGTGATCCTGGATCCCAGCACCGGCGAGGTGATCGCGACCGCCGGCAACGGCCCGATCGCGGCCCATGACCCCACCGCCCATGCTGAGATCGCCGCCATGCGCGCTGCGGCCGCCAAGCTTGGCAACTATCGCCTGACGGACCTGACCTTGGTGGTGACCCTGGAGCCTTGCGCCATGTGCGCCGGGGCGATCAGCCATGCGCGGATCGGGCGGGTGGTGTTCGGGGCCGACGACCCGAAGGGCGGCGCCGTGGTGCATGGTCCGAAATTCTTCGCCCAGCCGACCTGCCATTGGCGGCCTGAGGTGACGGGCGGCGTGCTGGCCGACGAGAGCGCGGATCTGTTGCGCGGCTTCTTTCGCGCGCGCCGCAAGGCCAAGATCTAG